In Mycteria americana isolate JAX WOST 10 ecotype Jacksonville Zoo and Gardens chromosome 5, USCA_MyAme_1.0, whole genome shotgun sequence, one DNA window encodes the following:
- the CYB561A3 gene encoding lysosomal membrane ascorbate-dependent ferrireductase CYB561A3, which produces MEAPDGRRAGLRHHHPVAEMLDLPFLPFCILLGGLGFVCVAFVSAWCQHWRGGFALDGSTRTFNWHPVLMVTGMVVLYGAAALVYRLPPTWSGPKLPWKVLHGALALAAFSLAVLGLAAVFRFHNDHGTPNMYSLHSWLGLATILLFSCQWLAGFSAFLLPWAPAWLRALYKPVHIFFGSTILMLSVASCVSGINEKLFFSLKNGTTEYKRLPAEAVFANTLGLLIVLFGVLVLGALARPSWKRPDADSPDSRQPLLTAER; this is translated from the exons GCACCACCATCCCGTTGCAGAGATGCTGGATctgcccttcctgcccttctgcattCTCCTGGGCGGCCTGGGCTTCGTGTGCGTGGCCTTCGTGAGCGCCTGGTGCCAGCACTGGCGCGGCGGCTTTGCCTTGGACGGCAGCACCCGGACGTTCAACTGGCACCCGGTGTTGATGGTGACAGGCATGGTGGTGCTGTATGGCGCAG CGGCCCTGGTGTACCGCCTGCCCCCCACCTGGAGCGGCCCCAAGCTCCCCTGGAAGGTGCTGCACGGTGCCCTGGCCCTGGCAGCCTTCAGCCTGGCCGTGCTGGGGCTGGCGGCCGTCTTTCGCTTCCACAACGACCACGGGACGCCCAACATGTACTCGCTGCAcagctggctggggctggccacCATACTGCTCTTCTCCTGCCAG TGGCTGGCTGGCTTCAGCGCCTtcctgctgccctgggctcctgccTGGCTCCGTGCCCTCTACAAGCCCGTCCACATCTTCTTCGGCTCCACCATCCTCATGCTGTCCGTGGCCTCGTGCGTGTCAGGCATCAACGAGAAGCTCTTCTTCAGCCT gaagaACGGGACGACCGAGTACAAGCGCCTGCCCGCTGAGGCTGTCTTTGCCAACACTCTGGGGCTCTTGATCGTCCTCtttggggtgctggtgctgggcgCCCTGGCCAGGCCAAGCTGGAAGCGCCCCGACGCCGACTCCCCGGACTCTCGCCAG cccctgctcacGGCCGAGCGCTGA
- the TKFC gene encoding triokinase/FMN cyclase isoform X3 yields MTLTPAPLSDQAPPIPPCLPLVIPRPGQATPAGPPGRTGTCLTGGGPCPPSAPAASRQSLDSELKSARDPPPSPPRRPHGGYIGKGMLTGVVAGAVFTSPAVGSILAAIRAVTRAGAAGTLLIVKNYTGDRLNFGLALERARAEGTDVEMVVVGDDSAFAAPKKAGRRGLCGTVLVHKVAGALAEAGASLNEIVEKVSAAAKAMGTLGLSLSPCSVPGSKPTFRLADDEMELGLGIHGEAGVRRMKMLPADEAVETMLAHMTDPSNASRLPLSPGASVVLVVNNLGGLSCLELGIVAGAAVRCLESRGVHIARALVGSFMTALEMAGFSLTLMLVDEELVGLIRPDAARVQLVLERVCSTLLDMEDKLNELDRAAGDGDCGHTHARAARAIQEWVRARPPPAAPAQLLSALADLLLEKMGGSSGVLYGLFLTAAARPLLSRNDLPTWADAMDAGIEAMQRYGGAAPGDRTMLDSLCAAAQALHALRGPGADLLPVLATAVQSAEAAAEATRHMEAGAGRASYISSARLLQPDPGAVAAAAVLRAVLEGLRS; encoded by the exons ATGACACTGACCCCAGCTCCCCTCTCTGATCAGGCACCCCCTATCCCCCCCTGTCTCCCTCTTGTCAtccccaggccaggccaggccacccccgcgggacccccgggcAGGACGGGGACCTGTCTTACCGGTGGCGGACCTtgccctccctcagcccccgCCGCTTCCCGACAGAGTTTGGACTCGGAGCTGAAGTCTGCGCGGGATCCTCCGCCGTCCCCGCCACGCCGCCCGCATGGAG GGTACATCGGGAAGGGCATGCTGACCGGCGTGGTGGCTGGCGCCGTCTTCACCTCTCCGGCCGTGGGCAGCATCCTGGCGGCCATCCGGGCGGTGACACGGGCCGGCGCAG ctgGGACCCTCCTGATCGTGAAGAACTACACCGGGGACCGGCTCAACTTCGGGCTGGCGCTGGAGCGGGCGCGGGCGGAGGGGACCGAcgtggagatggtggtggtgggggacgACAGCGCCTTCGCCGCCCCGAAGAAAGCCGGGCGCCGCGGGCTGTGCGGCACCGTCCTCGTACACAAG GTGGCGGGGGCCCTGGCCGAGGCGGGGGCGAGCTTGAACGAGATCGTCGAGAAGGTGTCGGCAGCCGCCAAAGCCATGG GTACCCTGGGTCTcagcctgtccccctgcagcGTCCCGGGGTCCAAGCCCACCTTCCGGCTGGCTGACGATGAGATGGAGCTGGGTCTGG GGATCCATGGCGAGGCGGGCGTGCGCAGGATGAAG ATGCTGCCTGCGGACGAGGCGGTGGAGACGATGCTGGCGCACATGACGGACCCCTCCAATGCCTCCCGCCTGCCCCTGAGCCCTG GAGCCTCCGTGGTGCTGGTGGTGAACAACCTGGGCGGGCTGTCCTGCCTGGAGCTGGGCATCGTGGCTGGCGCGGCCGTGCGCTGCCTGG AGAGCCGAGGCGTCCACATTGCCCGGGCTTTGGTGGGCTCCTTCATGACGGCGCTGGAGATGGCTGGGTTCTCCCTCACCCTCATGCTGGTGGACGAGGAGCTCGTGGGGCTGATCA ggcctGACGCAGCACGGGTGCAGCTGGTCCTGGAGCGGGTGTGCAGCACCCTGCTCGACATGGAGGACAAGCTCAACGAGCTGGACCGTGCAGCGGGTGACGGGGACTGCGGCCACACGCATGCCCGGGCTGCCCGAG CCATCCAGGAGTGGGTGCGTGCCCGGCCCCCGCCAGCGGCCCCGGCCCAGCTCCTCTCCGCCTTGGCTgacctgctgctggagaagatggGTGGCTCCTCTGGCGTG CTCTACGGGCTGTTCCTGacggcggccgcccggcccctGCTCAGCCGCAACGACCTCCCGACGTGGGCTGACGCCATGGATGCTGGCATTGAAGCCATGCAGCG GTACGGAGGAGCTGCGCCGGGGGACAGGACGATG CTGGACTCGCTGTGTGCCGCGGCGCAGGCTCTGCACGCCCTGCGCGGCCCCGGTGCCGACCTGCTGCCGGTGCTGGCCACGGCCGTGCAG AGCGCGGAGGCCGCGGCAGAGGCCACCAGGCACATGGAggccggggcgggcagagccAGCTACATCAGCTCGGCCCGGCTCCTGCAGCCAGAcccgggggcggtggcggcggcggccgtgcTGCGGGCCGTGCTGGAGGGGCTGCGGAGCTGA
- the TKFC gene encoding triokinase/FMN cyclase isoform X2, with protein sequence MEVPKKLVNSVAGCADDALAGLVACNPGLRLLQGHRVVLRADLVAIRGRVALLSGGGSGHEPAHAGYIGKGMLTGVVAGAVFTSPAVGSILAAIRAVTRAGAAGTLLIVKNYTGDRLNFGLALERARAEGTDVEMVVVGDDSAFAAPKKAGRRGLCGTVLVHKVAGALAEAGASLNEIVEKVSAAAKAMGTLGLSLSPCSVPGSKPTFRLADDEMELGLGIHGEAGVRRMKMLPADEAVETMLAHMTDPSNASRLPLSPGASVVLVVNNLGGLSCLELGIVAGAAVRCLESRGVHIARALVGSFMTALEMAGFSLTLMLVDEELVGLINAETTAVAWPNLTAAPATSQRQEVPAPKEGPGTAQHETSTGPDAARVQLVLERVCSTLLDMEDKLNELDRAAGDGDCGHTHARAARAIQEWVRARPPPAAPAQLLSALADLLLEKMGGSSGVLYGLFLTAAARPLLSRNDLPTWADAMDAGIEAMQRYGGAAPGDRTMLDSLCAAAQALHALRGPGADLLPVLATAVQSAEAAAEATRHMEAGAGRASYISSARLLQPDPGAVAAAAVLRAVLEGLRS encoded by the exons ATGGAG GTCCCCAAGAAGCTGGTGAACTCGGTGGCGGGCTGCGCCGATGACGCTCTGGCGGGGCTGGTGGCCTGCAATCCCGGCCTCCGGCTCCTGCAGGGACACCGGGTGGTCCTGCGTGCCGACCTGGTGGCCATCCGGGGCCGGGTGGCCCTGCTTTCCGGGGGGGGCTCCGGCCACGAGCCCGCCCACGCAG GGTACATCGGGAAGGGCATGCTGACCGGCGTGGTGGCTGGCGCCGTCTTCACCTCTCCGGCCGTGGGCAGCATCCTGGCGGCCATCCGGGCGGTGACACGGGCCGGCGCAG ctgGGACCCTCCTGATCGTGAAGAACTACACCGGGGACCGGCTCAACTTCGGGCTGGCGCTGGAGCGGGCGCGGGCGGAGGGGACCGAcgtggagatggtggtggtgggggacgACAGCGCCTTCGCCGCCCCGAAGAAAGCCGGGCGCCGCGGGCTGTGCGGCACCGTCCTCGTACACAAG GTGGCGGGGGCCCTGGCCGAGGCGGGGGCGAGCTTGAACGAGATCGTCGAGAAGGTGTCGGCAGCCGCCAAAGCCATGG GTACCCTGGGTCTcagcctgtccccctgcagcGTCCCGGGGTCCAAGCCCACCTTCCGGCTGGCTGACGATGAGATGGAGCTGGGTCTGG GGATCCATGGCGAGGCGGGCGTGCGCAGGATGAAG ATGCTGCCTGCGGACGAGGCGGTGGAGACGATGCTGGCGCACATGACGGACCCCTCCAATGCCTCCCGCCTGCCCCTGAGCCCTG GAGCCTCCGTGGTGCTGGTGGTGAACAACCTGGGCGGGCTGTCCTGCCTGGAGCTGGGCATCGTGGCTGGCGCGGCCGTGCGCTGCCTGG AGAGCCGAGGCGTCCACATTGCCCGGGCTTTGGTGGGCTCCTTCATGACGGCGCTGGAGATGGCTGGGTTCTCCCTCACCCTCATGCTGGTGGACGAGGAGCTCGTGGGGCTGATCA ATGCCGAGACCACAGCCGTGGCTTGGCCTAACCTGACCGCGGCACCTGCGACGAGCCAGAGACAGGAGGTGCCGGCACCGAAGGAGGGACCGGGGACCGCGCAGCACGAGACCAGCACGG ggcctGACGCAGCACGGGTGCAGCTGGTCCTGGAGCGGGTGTGCAGCACCCTGCTCGACATGGAGGACAAGCTCAACGAGCTGGACCGTGCAGCGGGTGACGGGGACTGCGGCCACACGCATGCCCGGGCTGCCCGAG CCATCCAGGAGTGGGTGCGTGCCCGGCCCCCGCCAGCGGCCCCGGCCCAGCTCCTCTCCGCCTTGGCTgacctgctgctggagaagatggGTGGCTCCTCTGGCGTG CTCTACGGGCTGTTCCTGacggcggccgcccggcccctGCTCAGCCGCAACGACCTCCCGACGTGGGCTGACGCCATGGATGCTGGCATTGAAGCCATGCAGCG GTACGGAGGAGCTGCGCCGGGGGACAGGACGATG CTGGACTCGCTGTGTGCCGCGGCGCAGGCTCTGCACGCCCTGCGCGGCCCCGGTGCCGACCTGCTGCCGGTGCTGGCCACGGCCGTGCAG AGCGCGGAGGCCGCGGCAGAGGCCACCAGGCACATGGAggccggggcgggcagagccAGCTACATCAGCTCGGCCCGGCTCCTGCAGCCAGAcccgggggcggtggcggcggcggccgtgcTGCGGGCCGTGCTGGAGGGGCTGCGGAGCTGA
- the TKFC gene encoding triokinase/FMN cyclase isoform X1, with translation MTLTPAPLSDQAPPIPPCLPLVIPRPGQATPAGPPGRTGTCLTGGGPCPPSAPAASRQSLDSELKSARDPPPSPPRRPHGGYIGKGMLTGVVAGAVFTSPAVGSILAAIRAVTRAGAAGTLLIVKNYTGDRLNFGLALERARAEGTDVEMVVVGDDSAFAAPKKAGRRGLCGTVLVHKVAGALAEAGASLNEIVEKVSAAAKAMGTLGLSLSPCSVPGSKPTFRLADDEMELGLGIHGEAGVRRMKMLPADEAVETMLAHMTDPSNASRLPLSPGASVVLVVNNLGGLSCLELGIVAGAAVRCLESRGVHIARALVGSFMTALEMAGFSLTLMLVDEELVGLINAETTAVAWPNLTAAPATSQRQEVPAPKEGPGTAQHETSTGPDAARVQLVLERVCSTLLDMEDKLNELDRAAGDGDCGHTHARAARAIQEWVRARPPPAAPAQLLSALADLLLEKMGGSSGVLYGLFLTAAARPLLSRNDLPTWADAMDAGIEAMQRYGGAAPGDRTMLDSLCAAAQALHALRGPGADLLPVLATAVQSAEAAAEATRHMEAGAGRASYISSARLLQPDPGAVAAAAVLRAVLEGLRS, from the exons ATGACACTGACCCCAGCTCCCCTCTCTGATCAGGCACCCCCTATCCCCCCCTGTCTCCCTCTTGTCAtccccaggccaggccaggccacccccgcgggacccccgggcAGGACGGGGACCTGTCTTACCGGTGGCGGACCTtgccctccctcagcccccgCCGCTTCCCGACAGAGTTTGGACTCGGAGCTGAAGTCTGCGCGGGATCCTCCGCCGTCCCCGCCACGCCGCCCGCATGGAG GGTACATCGGGAAGGGCATGCTGACCGGCGTGGTGGCTGGCGCCGTCTTCACCTCTCCGGCCGTGGGCAGCATCCTGGCGGCCATCCGGGCGGTGACACGGGCCGGCGCAG ctgGGACCCTCCTGATCGTGAAGAACTACACCGGGGACCGGCTCAACTTCGGGCTGGCGCTGGAGCGGGCGCGGGCGGAGGGGACCGAcgtggagatggtggtggtgggggacgACAGCGCCTTCGCCGCCCCGAAGAAAGCCGGGCGCCGCGGGCTGTGCGGCACCGTCCTCGTACACAAG GTGGCGGGGGCCCTGGCCGAGGCGGGGGCGAGCTTGAACGAGATCGTCGAGAAGGTGTCGGCAGCCGCCAAAGCCATGG GTACCCTGGGTCTcagcctgtccccctgcagcGTCCCGGGGTCCAAGCCCACCTTCCGGCTGGCTGACGATGAGATGGAGCTGGGTCTGG GGATCCATGGCGAGGCGGGCGTGCGCAGGATGAAG ATGCTGCCTGCGGACGAGGCGGTGGAGACGATGCTGGCGCACATGACGGACCCCTCCAATGCCTCCCGCCTGCCCCTGAGCCCTG GAGCCTCCGTGGTGCTGGTGGTGAACAACCTGGGCGGGCTGTCCTGCCTGGAGCTGGGCATCGTGGCTGGCGCGGCCGTGCGCTGCCTGG AGAGCCGAGGCGTCCACATTGCCCGGGCTTTGGTGGGCTCCTTCATGACGGCGCTGGAGATGGCTGGGTTCTCCCTCACCCTCATGCTGGTGGACGAGGAGCTCGTGGGGCTGATCA ATGCCGAGACCACAGCCGTGGCTTGGCCTAACCTGACCGCGGCACCTGCGACGAGCCAGAGACAGGAGGTGCCGGCACCGAAGGAGGGACCGGGGACCGCGCAGCACGAGACCAGCACGG ggcctGACGCAGCACGGGTGCAGCTGGTCCTGGAGCGGGTGTGCAGCACCCTGCTCGACATGGAGGACAAGCTCAACGAGCTGGACCGTGCAGCGGGTGACGGGGACTGCGGCCACACGCATGCCCGGGCTGCCCGAG CCATCCAGGAGTGGGTGCGTGCCCGGCCCCCGCCAGCGGCCCCGGCCCAGCTCCTCTCCGCCTTGGCTgacctgctgctggagaagatggGTGGCTCCTCTGGCGTG CTCTACGGGCTGTTCCTGacggcggccgcccggcccctGCTCAGCCGCAACGACCTCCCGACGTGGGCTGACGCCATGGATGCTGGCATTGAAGCCATGCAGCG GTACGGAGGAGCTGCGCCGGGGGACAGGACGATG CTGGACTCGCTGTGTGCCGCGGCGCAGGCTCTGCACGCCCTGCGCGGCCCCGGTGCCGACCTGCTGCCGGTGCTGGCCACGGCCGTGCAG AGCGCGGAGGCCGCGGCAGAGGCCACCAGGCACATGGAggccggggcgggcagagccAGCTACATCAGCTCGGCCCGGCTCCTGCAGCCAGAcccgggggcggtggcggcggcggccgtgcTGCGGGCCGTGCTGGAGGGGCTGCGGAGCTGA